In the genome of Sander vitreus isolate 19-12246 chromosome 13, sanVit1, whole genome shotgun sequence, one region contains:
- the hrh2b gene encoding histamine receptor H2b yields the protein MISTALRWLVLVSFIILTIGGNVLVCLAVGLSRRLWRIANCFVVSLAVTDLLLGLLVLPFSATLELRSGKWPLGGALCNIYVSLDVLLCTSSILTLLAISVDRYLAISAPLSYSRRVTPLRVTLAMIAIWALSLAVSFVPIHLGWNTADYRVQHLDWGIGEEDNEGHYCQFEWNNNYVLMYAFSSFYLPLLLMCGMYLCIFRVAREQVRRIRAATPSFARAASTAAIAREHKATVTLGAVLGAFVICWFPYFTFFTCMGVKKRTIPPNTLNSVVLWLGYFNSALNPILYPAFNRDFRRAYGELLRCRGPFCRKPQLPRVSAHKRLTFTNGQRVSQQSEKHIDTVNKETEGRSLNLHERNCIPDEPR from the exons ATGATCTCCACAGCACTCCGGTGGCTGGTTCTGGTGTCTTTTATCATTCTGACCATTGGTGGGAATGTGCTGGTATGTTTGGCTGTGGGGCTCAGTCGTCGACTGTGGCGCATTGCTAACTGCTTTGTGGTGTCCCTGGCAGTGACGGATCTCCTGCTAGGCCTGCTGGTGCTGCCCTTTTCTGCCACTCTGGAGCTGCGCAGCGGGAAATGGCCCCTCGGAGGAGCCCTGTGTAACATCTACGTCTCACTGGATGTCTTGCTGTGTACATCTTCCATCCTGACCCTGCTGGCCATCAGTGTGGACCGTTACCTAGCCATTTCGGCTCCCCTTAGCTACTCCCGGAGAGTTACCCCTCTGAGGGTGACACTGGCCATGATCGCCATCTGGGCCTTGTCACTAGCTGTGTCCTTTGTGCCCATCCACCTGGGCTGGAACACAGCAGACTACAGAGTGCAGCACTTGGACTGGGGCATTGGGGAGGAGGACAACGAGGGACACTACTGCCAGTTTGAGTGGAATAACAACTATGTTCTTATGTATGCCTTTAGCTCATTTTACCTGCCGCTGCTACTTATGTGTGGAATGTATCTCTGCATATTCAGAGTGGCACGAGAACAG GTGCGGCGGATTCGTGCTGCCACTCCATCATTTGCACGCGCAGCATCAACTGCAGCCATAGCCCGAGAGCACAAAGCAACAGTGACCCTGGGAGCTGTGCTGGGGGCCTTTGTCATCTGCTGGTTCCcctacttcaccttcttcacctGCATGGGCGTAAAGAAGAGGACAATCCCCCCTAACACACTTAACTCTGTGGTCTTATGGCTGGGCTATTTTAACTCTGCTCTTAACCCCATCCTGTATCCAGCCTTCAACAGGGATTTCCGCAGGGCTTACGGAGAGCTGCTTCGCTGCAGAGGACCGTTTTGCAGAAAACCGCAGCTTCCTCGTGTGTCTGCACATAAACGATTGACCTTTACTAATGGACAAAGGGTTTCCCAACAGTCTGAGAAACATATAGACACGGTTAATAAAGAAACTGAGGGGAGGAGCCTCAATCTACATGAGAGAAATTGTATCCCTGATGAGCCACGGTGA